A genome region from Natronosalvus rutilus includes the following:
- a CDS encoding complex I subunit 4 family protein, with protein sequence MMIETLLAVTFAGALVTFLAPNRIAGKLAFAISLVPVALSVWLFTAFDGSGNALVDGGTLAFESRTTWIELGAYEISWYVGLDGISLPLVVLTTILSTLAILSSWTPIDTRQSQFYGLILFIEANLIGVFAALDFFVWFIFWEAVLIPMYLLIGVWGGPRRKYAAIKFFVYTNVASLLMFGAFMTLVFSLDVSSFALTEITQAMLAGGPEGFAGVAGSTVSSLVFIAMFIGFAVKVPVVPFHTWLPDAHVEAPTPASVLLAGVLLKMGTYALLRFNFTMFPEQVEMYAIPIAAIAVISVIYGAMLALAQTDLKRIVAYSSVSSMGYVILGLIAFTHFGVGGATFQMVSHGLISGLMFMAVGVIYNATHTRMVTDMSGMADKMPIAVGILIAGAFGYMGLPLMSGFAAEYFIFFGTFGSEVLTYAPLFTGLAMFGIVIVAGYLLFAMQRTLFGPFRLETDYEIGRAPFHDVAPMFVLLGLIIALGVAPELIFDMILDAVDPILEQGGGA encoded by the coding sequence ATGATGATCGAGACGCTACTCGCAGTCACGTTTGCGGGCGCGCTAGTGACGTTCCTCGCGCCCAACCGTATCGCCGGAAAACTAGCCTTCGCGATCAGCCTCGTGCCGGTCGCGCTGTCGGTCTGGCTGTTCACTGCCTTCGATGGCAGCGGGAACGCGTTAGTCGACGGCGGCACGCTCGCGTTCGAATCCCGGACGACCTGGATCGAACTCGGCGCCTACGAGATTTCGTGGTACGTCGGGCTCGACGGTATCAGCCTGCCGCTGGTCGTCCTGACGACGATCCTCTCGACGCTGGCGATCCTGAGCTCCTGGACGCCGATCGACACCCGCCAGTCGCAGTTCTACGGCCTGATCCTGTTCATCGAGGCGAACCTGATCGGCGTCTTCGCCGCGCTGGACTTCTTCGTCTGGTTCATCTTCTGGGAGGCCGTCCTCATCCCGATGTATCTGCTGATCGGGGTCTGGGGCGGTCCACGCCGGAAGTACGCCGCAATCAAGTTCTTCGTCTACACGAACGTCGCCTCTCTGCTGATGTTCGGGGCGTTCATGACGCTCGTCTTCAGTCTCGACGTCTCGTCGTTCGCGCTCACGGAGATTACGCAGGCGATGCTCGCGGGTGGCCCCGAGGGCTTCGCCGGCGTCGCCGGTAGCACGGTCTCCTCGCTGGTGTTCATCGCGATGTTCATCGGCTTCGCCGTGAAGGTTCCCGTGGTGCCGTTCCACACCTGGCTGCCCGACGCTCACGTCGAGGCACCGACGCCGGCGTCGGTGCTCCTGGCGGGCGTCCTGCTGAAGATGGGGACCTACGCCCTGCTCCGGTTCAACTTCACGATGTTCCCCGAACAGGTCGAGATGTACGCGATTCCCATCGCGGCCATCGCCGTCATCAGCGTCATCTACGGCGCGATGTTGGCGCTGGCCCAGACGGACCTCAAGCGCATCGTCGCCTACTCCTCGGTCTCGTCGATGGGCTACGTGATCCTCGGCCTGATCGCGTTCACCCACTTCGGCGTGGGCGGCGCGACCTTCCAGATGGTTTCCCACGGCCTGATCTCGGGCCTGATGTTCATGGCCGTCGGCGTGATCTACAACGCCACCCACACCCGGATGGTCACCGACATGTCCGGGATGGCCGACAAGATGCCCATCGCCGTCGGCATCCTCATCGCCGGCGCGTTCGGCTACATGGGCCTGCCGCTGATGAGCGGCTTCGCGGCGGAGTACTTCATCTTCTTCGGGACCTTCGGTTCCGAGGTACTGACGTACGCACCGCTGTTTACCGGCCTGGCGATGTTCGGCATCGTCATCGTCGCCGGCTACTTGCTGTTCGCGATGCAGCGGACGCTGTTTGGCCCCTTCCGGCTCGAGACCGACTACGAGATCGGTCGCGCGCCGTTCCACGACGTCGCACCGATGTTCGTGTTGCTGGGGCTGATCATCGCCCTCGGCGTCGCACCGGAGTTGATCTTCGACATGATCCTTGACGCAGTCGATCCGATCCTCGAACAGGG